In Brassica rapa cultivar Chiifu-401-42 chromosome A06, CAAS_Brap_v3.01, whole genome shotgun sequence, a single window of DNA contains:
- the LOC103871559 gene encoding lactoylglutathione lyase isoform X1 codes for MSPFSFFFFNLKSFLWHQLKSQGEVMGSYSIASAISRVSVSPLNRFVKLYSTAFSYINCPCNRALRPKRFDQLRVFSMASEAKESAANNPGLSTVRDEATKGYIMQQTMFRVKDPKASLDFYSRVLGMSLLKRLDFSEMKFSLYFLGYEDTSTAPTDPTERTVWTFGRPATIELTHNWGTESDPEFKGYHNGNSEPRGFGHIGVTVDDVHKACERFEQLGVEFVKKPNDGKMKNIAFIKDPDGYWIEIFDLKTIGTTAGNAA; via the exons ATGTctcctttttccttttttttttttaatctcaaatCATTTCTGTGGCACCAATTGAAAAGCCAAGGAGAAGTAATGGGTTCATACTCAATAGCAAGTGCTATATCTCGAGTTTCAGTTTCGCCTCTAAACCGTTTCGTTAAACTTTATTCCACCGCTTTTTCTTACATCAATTGCCCTTGCAACAGAGCCCTGAGGCCAAAG AGATTTGATCAGCTTCGTGTGTTCTCTATGGCGTCGGAAGCGAAGGAATCAGCAGCAAACAATCCTGGCTTGTCAACGGTTCGGGATGAGGCTACCAAAGGGTATATCATGCAGCAGACT ATGTTTCGGGTGAAGGACCCTAAGGCTAGTCTTGACTTTTACTCACGTGTCCTGGGAATgtc ATTGCTCAAGAGGCTAGATTTCTCTGAGATGAAGTTCAGCTTGTACTTCCTGGGCTACGAG GATACTTCGACAGCTCCAACAGATCCTACTGAGAGAACTGTTTGGACCTTTGGTCGACCTGCAACAATTGAGCTGACTCA CAACTGGGGCACAGAGAGTGATCCTGAGTTTAAAGGCTATCATAATGGAAACTCCGAGCCTCGTGGATTTG GGCATATTGGGGTTACAGTTGATGATGTGCACAAGGCATGCGAGAGATTTGAACAACTGGGAGTAGAGTTCGTCAAGAAACCGAATGATG GAAAGATGAAGAATATAGCCTTCATCAAGGATCC